In Phormidium yuhuli AB48, one genomic interval encodes:
- a CDS encoding hybrid sensor histidine kinase/response regulator, with the protein MASEQSQIMGFFIEESRDHLGTIERGLLNLGSTLDDREMLDEVFRAAHSVKGGAAMLGLRGIQSVSHRLEDCFKILKDNPIAADHRLESLFLQIFDSLQELVDRLQSPEGLRTQDSDRVIVEVEPVCEELITYINCLSRGEVPPEPATPLNPASLPVTSPLSTQSEEDSALQLIMTSDVLARLREMLQLFKQPDGPETRQSLRQLCKLLAQVGDQFELESWTHLVKTAQRAIADTNNTFASLASVIIKDLKQGQELILANRGDDIAPSPALLELAPHTAKDFKTPQSEIHQPPELTNRSLGEPQSSPVEEVPVSREHPKPSRADTQGPEVGGSELSSLADLFEGGNDDLDEWEEVSHFDPSGMSDPPHGLVSDEDSEFSDFFLDDDSSDPEPSGGDDEEFTDDELFDDTWDDDSSAAEPEVAVPEEAHELQDLLDVGTDDQLDEAGPEAETGSELLDVLEFEDGDADETPLLDQSLSLGDESTAELEALFGSSDGQQWNPTTTESDLQFDDIFAVDESEEMSPEQEEAGEDFDFELDFQLDGGQTPAPEAVSLDSEDEELNFDELEFEDEAEGSLTQTKAQETTQTGDLDLDLDLDELELDFDLEAEPEAASTGMETSDEDLGFEWDEFNLEAEPEAASAEMETSDEDLGFEWDEFNLEAEPEAASAEMETSDEDLDFEWDEFNLEAEPETDPDASELTLTLEFEDEEVPESSDDETEGLDLESFDLAHFSEDQEPLESIEELSLDDLLGENYDDVGNRDERSSFAAEIQLQPQADHEEDLNFDDMFADEFPEEETSDSQATAETPEPAPHRTRPQELTEVAPEMEIAVVNEFPELQVLLSIAPQFLGEDGFDELAAYLDQTDSPTLSAPAEEATDDFKDLEDLLDLDGTGPLGATSRPPQRANETPPTTGRSAGGSGRPKRTTRPAFEQTMRVPIKQLDNLSNLVGELVVNRNSLEQDQERLRQFLDNLLHQVSQLTEVGQRMQDLYERTLLEMALLASRQHRKSLHAAESRARNSGDPSLITQGQMQGHSHHAQDDGEYDALEMDRFTAFHEQAQDIIELIVRVRESASDIEFLVDENDQVTRQLRQITTQLQEGLTRSRMVPFSNAADRLPRGVRDNALKFGKQVELQVDGRETLIDRMILEHLTDPLTHLVNNAIAHGIETPEERHAKGKPPTGKINISTFHQGNQTIIAIADDGAGIDTEKVKNKAIQKGLITAQQAQGMTRLDIYDLLLLPGFSTRDKADDLAGRGVGMDVVNTKLNEIRGVVSTDSTLGKGTTFTIRLPLTLSISKALCCISDRAPIAFPMDGVGEVLDNLPVDRIVTEADGRAFVQWRDRQVPYQPLRELFTYNRTSRRSQMYGANLEEDTISVVILRSAGSYLAISVDQIVGEQEIVIKQLEGPIPKPTGITGATVMGDGRIVPIADVLELIDLSMGRVRHDSSNLLWNAEELAGQEGEILEEEKTEPLVLIVDDSITVRELLSMTFKKSGYRVEQARDGQEAWEKLRSGLPCELVFCDMEMPRMNGMELLERMYHDEYLSDLPIAMLTSRTAEKMKRKAADLGARGYFTKPYLEEVLLDAAARMLNGEVLMTASEPVGSD; encoded by the coding sequence ATGGCATCAGAACAATCACAAATCATGGGATTCTTCATCGAAGAATCACGGGATCACCTCGGCACCATTGAGCGCGGTTTGCTCAATCTCGGCAGCACCCTCGACGATCGCGAAATGCTCGACGAGGTCTTTCGTGCCGCCCATTCCGTCAAAGGAGGGGCCGCCATGTTGGGGCTACGGGGGATTCAAAGCGTATCCCATCGCCTCGAAGACTGTTTCAAAATCCTCAAAGATAACCCCATTGCCGCGGACCATCGCCTAGAGTCCCTATTTCTGCAAATCTTTGATAGTCTGCAAGAACTCGTTGACCGCCTCCAAAGTCCCGAGGGCTTGCGTACACAAGATTCTGATCGCGTCATTGTCGAGGTGGAGCCAGTCTGTGAAGAACTGATCACCTACATCAATTGTCTGTCTCGGGGAGAAGTACCACCAGAACCCGCCACGCCCCTTAACCCGGCTTCCCTACCGGTGACCAGTCCCCTGTCCACTCAATCAGAAGAAGACAGCGCCCTGCAATTAATCATGACCAGCGATGTGCTGGCCCGCTTGCGGGAGATGCTGCAACTGTTTAAGCAACCCGATGGCCCGGAAACCCGCCAATCCTTGCGGCAACTCTGTAAACTCCTCGCTCAGGTGGGGGACCAGTTTGAGTTGGAGTCTTGGACTCATTTGGTCAAAACGGCCCAGCGGGCGATCGCCGATACGAACAATACCTTTGCCAGCTTAGCCTCCGTTATTATTAAAGACCTGAAACAGGGACAGGAACTGATCTTAGCCAATCGAGGAGATGATATTGCTCCCAGTCCTGCCCTCTTAGAGCTAGCCCCTCATACCGCTAAGGACTTCAAGACCCCTCAATCCGAGATTCACCAGCCCCCCGAGCTAACGAACCGAAGCCTGGGAGAACCGCAATCATCCCCAGTCGAAGAGGTTCCCGTCTCAAGAGAGCATCCTAAACCCAGTCGCGCCGACACTCAAGGTCCCGAGGTGGGCGGCTCAGAACTGAGCAGTTTGGCCGATTTATTTGAAGGGGGCAACGACGACCTCGATGAATGGGAAGAGGTCAGCCACTTCGACCCCTCAGGCATGAGTGATCCCCCCCATGGACTGGTCAGCGATGAGGATAGCGAATTTTCCGATTTCTTTCTCGACGACGACAGCTCAGACCCCGAGCCTTCTGGGGGAGATGATGAGGAGTTTACCGATGATGAGCTTTTTGATGACACCTGGGACGATGACAGCTCAGCCGCTGAACCAGAAGTAGCCGTGCCAGAGGAGGCGCACGAACTTCAGGATTTACTGGATGTGGGCACTGACGACCAACTGGACGAAGCTGGACCAGAGGCGGAAACAGGCTCAGAGCTACTGGATGTATTAGAGTTTGAGGATGGGGACGCCGATGAGACTCCCCTCCTCGATCAAAGTCTCAGTTTAGGAGATGAGAGTACCGCCGAACTCGAAGCCTTATTTGGGAGTTCCGATGGACAACAGTGGAATCCGACCACCACCGAGTCGGATTTGCAGTTTGACGACATCTTTGCCGTCGATGAGTCCGAGGAGATGTCTCCCGAACAGGAGGAGGCGGGGGAAGACTTTGACTTTGAGTTAGATTTTCAGCTTGATGGCGGACAGACCCCTGCACCCGAGGCCGTCTCGTTGGACTCAGAGGACGAGGAGTTAAACTTTGATGAGCTAGAGTTTGAGGATGAGGCCGAAGGTAGCCTGACCCAGACCAAGGCTCAGGAGACCACGCAGACGGGAGACTTAGACTTAGACTTAGATTTAGATGAGTTGGAGTTAGACTTCGATTTAGAGGCGGAACCCGAGGCGGCGTCTACGGGAATGGAGACCTCCGATGAAGATTTGGGTTTTGAGTGGGATGAGTTTAATTTGGAGGCGGAACCTGAGGCAGCATCGGCAGAAATGGAGACCTCCGATGAAGATTTGGGTTTTGAGTGGGATGAGTTTAATTTGGAGGCGGAACCTGAGGCAGCATCGGCAGAAATGGAGACCTCCGATGAGGATTTGGATTTTGAGTGGGATGAGTTTAATTTAGAGGCGGAACCTGAGACAGATCCCGATGCTTCTGAGTTGACGTTGACGTTGGAGTTCGAGGATGAGGAGGTTCCTGAGTCCTCAGATGATGAGACTGAGGGGTTAGATCTGGAGTCTTTTGATTTAGCCCATTTTTCAGAAGACCAGGAGCCCCTTGAGAGCATTGAGGAGTTATCGTTAGATGACCTCCTAGGGGAAAACTATGACGATGTCGGAAATCGTGACGAACGGTCTTCTTTCGCCGCCGAGATTCAGCTGCAACCCCAAGCCGACCATGAGGAAGACTTGAACTTTGATGATATGTTTGCTGATGAGTTCCCAGAGGAGGAAACGTCAGACTCCCAAGCCACCGCCGAAACCCCGGAGCCGGCCCCCCATAGAACTCGGCCACAGGAGTTGACTGAGGTTGCTCCTGAGATGGAGATTGCCGTTGTCAATGAGTTTCCTGAGTTACAGGTGCTGTTGAGTATTGCCCCACAATTTTTAGGGGAGGATGGCTTCGACGAGTTAGCCGCCTATTTAGATCAGACGGATTCCCCAACTTTGTCGGCCCCTGCTGAAGAGGCAACGGATGATTTTAAAGATCTCGAAGATCTCTTAGATCTTGATGGAACGGGACCCTTGGGGGCCACGAGCCGACCTCCCCAGAGAGCCAACGAAACACCCCCAACAACGGGTCGCTCAGCAGGGGGGAGTGGCCGGCCCAAACGCACCACGCGGCCGGCGTTTGAGCAAACGATGCGGGTTCCCATTAAACAACTGGATAATTTGAGTAACCTGGTTGGGGAGTTGGTGGTGAATCGTAATAGCTTGGAACAGGACCAAGAACGGTTACGACAGTTTCTCGATAATTTGTTGCACCAAGTCAGTCAACTGACGGAAGTGGGGCAACGAATGCAGGATTTGTATGAGCGAACGTTGCTGGAGATGGCACTCTTAGCTAGTCGTCAGCATCGTAAGTCCCTTCATGCAGCTGAATCTCGGGCGAGGAATAGCGGTGATCCTAGCTTAATTACTCAGGGACAGATGCAAGGACATAGTCATCATGCTCAGGACGATGGGGAATATGACGCTCTGGAGATGGACCGCTTTACGGCGTTCCATGAACAGGCTCAGGATATCATTGAGTTGATTGTGCGAGTGCGAGAGTCGGCTTCGGATATTGAGTTCTTGGTGGATGAGAATGACCAGGTGACTCGTCAGTTGCGGCAGATTACCACTCAGTTACAAGAAGGCCTAACGCGATCGCGCATGGTTCCCTTCTCCAATGCGGCAGACCGCCTACCCCGAGGGGTGCGGGATAATGCCCTCAAGTTTGGCAAGCAGGTAGAGTTACAGGTCGATGGTCGCGAGACGCTGATTGACCGCATGATTCTGGAACATCTCACTGATCCCTTGACACATTTGGTAAATAATGCTATAGCTCACGGCATTGAGACGCCAGAGGAACGGCACGCCAAAGGCAAACCCCCCACGGGAAAAATTAACATCAGTACGTTCCACCAAGGTAACCAAACTATTATTGCCATTGCCGATGATGGGGCGGGGATTGACACAGAGAAGGTCAAAAATAAAGCGATTCAGAAGGGGCTAATTACCGCACAACAGGCCCAGGGAATGACTCGTTTGGATATTTATGATCTGTTGCTGTTGCCTGGGTTTAGTACCCGCGACAAAGCTGATGACTTGGCTGGACGGGGTGTGGGGATGGATGTGGTGAACACCAAACTCAATGAAATTCGCGGGGTGGTGAGTACGGATTCGACCTTGGGCAAAGGGACGACCTTTACGATTCGTTTGCCGTTAACCCTGAGTATTTCTAAGGCCCTGTGTTGTATTAGCGATCGCGCCCCCATTGCCTTCCCGATGGATGGGGTTGGGGAAGTGTTGGATAATTTGCCGGTCGATCGCATTGTCACGGAGGCCGATGGACGGGCCTTTGTGCAATGGCGCGATCGTCAGGTTCCCTATCAGCCGCTGCGGGAGTTGTTTACCTACAACCGCACCTCGCGGCGATCGCAGATGTACGGGGCCAACCTGGAGGAGGATACGATTTCCGTGGTGATTCTGCGCTCAGCGGGGAGTTATTTAGCCATCTCCGTCGATCAAATTGTCGGGGAACAGGAAATCGTGATCAAACAACTGGAGGGCCCCATTCCCAAACCGACGGGAATTACGGGAGCCACGGTGATGGGGGATGGACGAATTGTCCCCATTGCCGATGTGCTGGAGTTAATTGATCTGTCCATGGGCCGCGTCCGTCATGATTCGAGTAATTTGCTTTGGAACGCCGAAGAGTTAGCGGGCCAAGAGGGTGAAATCCTTGAGGAAGAGAAGACAGAACCCTTAGTCTTGATTGTGGACGACTCGATTACCGTGCGCGAGTTGTTGTCGATGACCTTTAAAAAATCCGGCTACCGCGTCGAACAGGCCCGGGATGGCCAGGAAGCCTGGGAAAAACTGCGATCGGGCTTACCCTGTGAACTGGTCTTCTGCGATATGGAAATGCCCCGTATGAACGGGATGGAACTCTTGGAACGGATGTATCATGACGAGTATCTCTCGGATTTACCCATCGCCATGCTCACCTCCCGGACCGCAGAGAAAATGAAACGCAAGGCAGCAGATTTGGGGGCGCGAGGCTATTTCACGAAACCCTATTTAGAAGAAGTGCTGTTAGATGCAGCAGCGCGAATGCTGAATGGGGAGGTGTTGATGACGGCGTCGGAACCGGTGGGGAGTGATTAG
- a CDS encoding methyl-accepting chemotaxis protein: protein MEPSIDFAHEYERAQQVYLDGNYEEAAPLVDQLVDQYPEDPSTRLLRGHIYCGLQHYDVARGEYEQVFQITDEAEFHDHAQQALAYVDQVDVNGGGAIGEFEEFEEFEEFEALEGSPSDPTDEEVLTEDWSQEEETAILDEELEEGFEDEAPEEDPFALGDDWTEPTGDEDDFEGDLGHFDLSPDAPEEGDEEGDNPFNLDQSPDWGDLDSWEEGVPQELEEGLESEEDFDEFDLDTAETVANTGLPDPELDEEEDNPFVQEEEMPVSTGSGGEWGDLPDFLPDEEMPDLLGGEEGSAPEGIDDLEDVALPEPFAEFDSFSEDDFEAADPEHLEALGNSGGHLDEDWDDDLEAVPFGEFDPDAADADFGSFGALHGADLDRDTSGADTFLMSPPEDTRGGTETREAIADYPESDEDFDFEAGELPPEATDDGMPFELPISGQGDDSGFDSFDDFDDFDAPAEEEFQDYPDETTDDPTFVTPDPNLVGGDRFDFDAFDDFGSEDFYDDEEFTADETEEPQASSVDFLDEFEDFDDLGEIPNFDSEDNTDSSQFNTTSGFLEATMDVQSGRRGQTESSAMDFADMTDGSIVQDEELFTIASSSDRVPAFAQTESGTVETAVTLEQGPFSFFENASLKNKPVIAALTAGILSAVAVAGISHVSTRYLANSERFDIEVRRRLLPHVQLGGLAMSLTAGLAGGATTWFLGRLSATQVKRTTVDLQGAFDAVSQGDFGVRAAVVSEDELGQMSAKFNQMARVIYTTTNEAQRRAEEMEQAKEDLQRQVIRLLDDVEGAARGDLTVTAEVTADVLGAVADSFNLTIQNLREIVLQVKQAARQVSKGATDSESFARSLASDALRQAEELAATLNSVQVMTNSIQQVAKSAREAEEVARSASATALKGGEAVERTVASILEIRETVAETTRKVKRLAESSQEISKIVALISGIASRTNLLALNASIEAARAGEAGRGFAIVADEVRQLADRSAKALKEIEQIVMQIQSETGSVMMAMEEGQQQVIGGTKLAEQAKRSLEDIIQVANRIDVLVRSITADTVEQTETSRAVAQVMQAVELTAQETSQEAHRVSGALQNLVGVSRDLLTSVERFRVETNER from the coding sequence ATGGAACCAAGTATTGACTTTGCTCACGAGTACGAACGAGCACAGCAAGTGTATCTGGACGGCAACTATGAGGAAGCCGCACCGCTTGTTGACCAGCTCGTAGATCAGTATCCTGAAGACCCCAGTACTCGGTTACTTCGAGGACATATTTACTGCGGACTCCAGCACTATGATGTGGCCCGAGGTGAGTATGAACAGGTCTTTCAGATTACTGATGAGGCTGAGTTTCATGATCACGCTCAACAGGCCTTGGCCTATGTGGACCAGGTGGATGTCAATGGCGGCGGTGCTATTGGAGAGTTTGAAGAATTTGAAGAATTTGAAGAGTTTGAAGCTCTAGAAGGCAGCCCGTCCGACCCGACTGATGAAGAGGTCTTAACTGAGGATTGGTCTCAGGAAGAGGAAACGGCGATCCTTGATGAGGAGCTTGAGGAGGGGTTTGAGGACGAGGCCCCGGAGGAGGATCCCTTTGCCCTAGGAGATGATTGGACTGAACCGACGGGAGATGAAGACGACTTTGAGGGGGACTTGGGTCACTTCGACCTATCCCCCGATGCCCCAGAAGAGGGCGATGAGGAGGGTGATAATCCTTTTAACCTCGACCAATCCCCGGATTGGGGCGACCTGGATTCCTGGGAAGAGGGAGTTCCCCAGGAGTTGGAGGAGGGCCTAGAGTCTGAGGAGGACTTCGACGAGTTTGACCTGGACACCGCTGAAACAGTCGCTAATACCGGCTTGCCAGACCCGGAGCTGGATGAGGAGGAGGACAACCCCTTTGTCCAAGAGGAGGAAATGCCCGTCAGCACAGGTTCCGGCGGTGAATGGGGTGATTTGCCCGATTTTCTGCCAGATGAGGAAATGCCCGATTTACTCGGAGGGGAGGAGGGGTCAGCTCCTGAGGGAATAGATGACTTGGAGGATGTGGCTCTCCCCGAACCCTTTGCCGAGTTTGATTCCTTCTCAGAGGATGATTTTGAGGCTGCTGATCCAGAGCATCTTGAAGCTTTAGGTAACAGCGGGGGTCATCTGGATGAGGACTGGGATGATGATCTCGAGGCCGTGCCCTTTGGCGAGTTTGATCCCGATGCTGCTGATGCAGATTTTGGTAGCTTTGGCGCCCTTCATGGGGCCGATCTGGACCGGGATACCTCTGGCGCTGATACCTTTTTGATGTCTCCTCCAGAAGATACCCGAGGCGGGACAGAAACCCGAGAGGCGATCGCCGACTATCCGGAGTCTGATGAAGACTTTGACTTCGAGGCTGGGGAATTGCCCCCCGAAGCCACCGACGATGGGATGCCCTTTGAGCTGCCTATTTCGGGCCAGGGGGATGATTCAGGCTTTGATAGCTTTGATGACTTTGACGATTTCGATGCTCCCGCTGAGGAGGAGTTTCAGGACTATCCCGACGAAACAACCGATGATCCGACCTTTGTCACTCCCGATCCCAATTTGGTCGGGGGCGATCGCTTTGATTTTGATGCCTTCGATGATTTTGGCAGTGAAGACTTCTATGACGATGAGGAATTCACCGCCGACGAAACGGAAGAACCCCAAGCCTCCAGCGTTGACTTCTTAGACGAATTTGAAGACTTTGACGATCTCGGCGAAATCCCCAACTTCGACAGTGAAGACAACACTGATTCCTCTCAGTTCAACACCACCTCCGGCTTCCTAGAAGCCACCATGGACGTTCAGAGTGGCCGCCGGGGTCAGACGGAGTCCTCGGCCATGGACTTCGCTGATATGACCGATGGTTCCATTGTTCAGGACGAAGAACTCTTTACCATCGCCAGCAGCAGCGATCGCGTCCCAGCCTTCGCCCAAACCGAGAGCGGCACGGTAGAGACAGCCGTGACCCTAGAACAAGGGCCCTTCTCCTTTTTCGAGAACGCCAGTCTCAAGAATAAACCCGTGATTGCCGCCTTAACCGCCGGCATTCTCTCAGCGGTTGCCGTAGCGGGAATTAGTCATGTTTCCACGCGCTATCTCGCTAACTCAGAACGCTTTGACATCGAAGTGCGCCGACGCCTGCTGCCCCATGTGCAACTCGGAGGCTTAGCCATGTCCCTAACGGCGGGCTTAGCCGGAGGGGCCACCACCTGGTTCCTCGGCCGCCTCAGTGCTACCCAGGTCAAACGGACGACGGTGGATTTACAGGGTGCCTTTGATGCCGTCTCTCAAGGGGACTTCGGCGTCCGGGCCGCCGTGGTCTCTGAGGATGAGTTGGGGCAGATGTCGGCCAAGTTCAACCAGATGGCCCGGGTCATTTATACCACCACCAACGAAGCCCAACGACGGGCGGAGGAGATGGAACAGGCAAAAGAAGACCTGCAACGACAGGTGATTCGCCTCCTCGATGACGTGGAAGGGGCCGCTCGTGGGGACTTGACCGTAACCGCTGAGGTGACCGCTGACGTTCTCGGGGCAGTGGCAGACTCGTTTAACTTAACGATTCAGAACCTCCGAGAAATCGTCCTTCAGGTGAAACAGGCGGCCCGTCAGGTGAGTAAAGGGGCGACCGATAGTGAATCCTTCGCCCGCAGTTTAGCCTCTGATGCCTTACGCCAAGCTGAAGAGTTAGCGGCAACCCTGAACTCAGTCCAGGTGATGACCAACTCCATTCAACAGGTGGCCAAAAGTGCCCGAGAAGCCGAAGAAGTGGCCCGTTCCGCCTCGGCAACTGCCCTTAAAGGCGGGGAAGCCGTGGAACGGACGGTGGCTAGTATCTTAGAAATTCGGGAAACAGTAGCAGAAACGACGCGAAAAGTCAAGCGTTTGGCAGAATCATCCCAAGAAATTTCTAAAATTGTTGCCCTTATTAGTGGAATTGCCTCCCGAACCAACCTGTTAGCCCTCAATGCCAGTATTGAGGCGGCACGAGCGGGAGAAGCAGGACGGGGCTTTGCCATCGTTGCCGACGAGGTGCGACAGCTCGCAGACCGTTCTGCCAAAGCGCTCAAAGAAATCGAACAGATCGTGATGCAGATTCAGAGTGAAACCGGTTCCGTGATGATGGCAATGGAGGAAGGGCAACAGCAGGTTATCGGCGGCACAAAACTCGCCGAACAGGCCAAGCGATCGCTCGAAGACATTATCCAAGTCGCCAACCGCATTGATGTCCTCGTGCGCTCCATTACCGCTGACACCGTTGAACAGACGGAAACCTCTCGGGCCGTCGCTCAAGTCATGCAAGCGGTTGAGCTGACCGCCCAGGAAACCTCCCAAGAGGCACACCGGGTCTCGGGAGCGTTACAAAACCTGGTGGGAGTCTCCCGGGACTTGCTCACCTCCGTAGAACGATTCCGTGTGGAAACCAACGAACGCTAA
- a CDS encoding chemotaxis protein CheW — MVGNPDFLMGQSQEDLASEFQELETPEGELHLRFQVPSGRELALPATGIREVLDPPPDRITPMPNVSPLLLGTFNVRGRVIWVADLGQFLGDSVGLNTDRAEIFVIAVEDQDTILGLAVERIVKMQWLDVEKLQMPTDIPDGVAPFLRGEWVFEENERPVTLRLLDQVSILRSARWAA, encoded by the coding sequence ATGGTTGGGAACCCAGATTTTTTAATGGGGCAGTCACAAGAGGACTTAGCCTCCGAGTTCCAGGAACTCGAAACCCCTGAAGGGGAGTTACATCTGAGGTTTCAAGTTCCCTCAGGACGAGAACTGGCACTTCCGGCAACGGGAATCCGCGAAGTCCTCGATCCTCCCCCCGATCGCATTACCCCCATGCCCAATGTCTCCCCCCTGCTGCTGGGGACGTTCAATGTGCGGGGGCGCGTAATTTGGGTGGCCGATTTGGGCCAGTTTTTGGGGGATTCCGTCGGTCTAAACACGGATCGCGCTGAAATATTCGTGATCGCGGTCGAAGATCAAGACACTATACTAGGGTTAGCAGTTGAACGGATTGTTAAAATGCAGTGGCTTGATGTAGAAAAACTGCAAATGCCAACGGACATTCCCGATGGTGTCGCACCGTTTCTACGGGGGGAATGGGTCTTTGAAGAAAACGAACGACCTGTGACCCTACGACTGCTTGACCAAGTCTCAATTCTGCGCTCAGCGCGGTGGGCCGCTTGA
- a CDS encoding response regulator transcription factor: MSKVLVIEDSVTQREMIANLLRGSGLTVIEATDGVEALDKIQGNPPDLVVLDIVMPRMNGYEVCRRLKADPKTQNVPVVMCSSKGEEFDRYWGMKQGADAYVAKPFQPTELVGTVKQMLRG, from the coding sequence ATGAGTAAAGTTCTGGTTATTGAAGATAGTGTGACCCAGCGGGAGATGATTGCAAACCTTTTGCGAGGGAGCGGACTAACCGTGATTGAGGCAACAGACGGTGTGGAGGCCTTGGATAAGATTCAGGGCAATCCTCCCGATTTGGTAGTTCTTGATATCGTCATGCCGCGCATGAATGGCTATGAAGTGTGTCGTCGCCTTAAGGCTGACCCAAAAACCCAGAACGTACCCGTGGTGATGTGTTCCTCCAAGGGGGAGGAGTTTGATCGCTACTGGGGGATGAAGCAAGGGGCCGATGCCTATGTGGCTAAACCCTTCCAGCCCACGGAATTGGTGGGAACTGTCAAGCAAATGTTACGGGGTTAA
- a CDS encoding response regulator — MQGNLNEIDIRSILQLIELGQRTGELFVETYSSPPIPARAYSPAHLQREMASSQSSWFVFCANGQLVYAGGSPDGNLTRLREYLRYYQLDHLIDQIQRSAFETTNAPEYGCLWQLLENHLIAPEQGRSILRKMVYETLFDLLSLHQGSFIFDMGPALSPQLMTLEMAAPLSKTAKQVQEWKQFYPHLQSPHQCPALTDVESLQAELPPKAFNTLNRLCDGKTSLRQMSRYLHRDLVPIARVIHPYIKQGRVQILSAPNSSSGGDRLVDTGLRPATARIPRIVCIDDERTIRKTIELMLKPHGYEITSFGSSLKALSLVFPLKPDLILCDIAMPEPDGYELCAMLRKSRAFRQTPIIMLTGRDGFIDRVRARMVGATDYLTKPFGEQELLMLLETYIGPGIDGPIPSVDTSLDDPALEV, encoded by the coding sequence ATGCAGGGAAATTTAAATGAAATTGATATCCGCAGTATCCTGCAACTGATCGAACTCGGTCAGCGCACCGGAGAACTTTTTGTAGAAACCTATAGCTCGCCACCGATTCCGGCTCGCGCCTATAGTCCTGCCCATCTTCAGCGTGAGATGGCCAGCTCTCAGAGTTCCTGGTTTGTCTTTTGTGCCAATGGGCAGTTAGTCTATGCCGGGGGCAGTCCTGATGGCAATTTAACCCGATTACGGGAGTATTTGCGCTACTACCAGCTCGATCACCTCATCGACCAAATTCAACGCTCCGCCTTTGAAACCACGAACGCCCCAGAATATGGCTGTCTCTGGCAATTGCTGGAAAATCATCTGATTGCTCCAGAACAGGGTCGCAGTATTCTCCGTAAAATGGTTTATGAGACCCTCTTTGACCTGCTCAGCCTCCATCAAGGCTCCTTTATCTTCGACATGGGTCCGGCCTTGTCCCCCCAACTGATGACCCTGGAGATGGCAGCGCCCCTGTCCAAAACCGCCAAGCAAGTCCAAGAATGGAAGCAATTTTACCCTCATCTGCAATCGCCCCATCAATGTCCGGCCTTGACGGATGTTGAGTCCCTACAAGCGGAACTCCCTCCCAAGGCTTTTAATACCCTCAACCGTCTCTGTGATGGAAAAACCTCCCTGCGTCAGATGTCCCGCTACCTGCATCGGGATCTCGTCCCCATTGCCCGGGTGATTCACCCCTACATCAAACAGGGACGGGTGCAGATTTTGTCTGCGCCGAATTCTTCCTCAGGGGGCGATCGCCTCGTGGATACGGGATTACGCCCAGCCACAGCCCGGATTCCCAGGATTGTCTGCATTGATGACGAGCGCACCATCCGCAAAACCATTGAACTGATGCTCAAACCCCATGGCTATGAAATCACCTCCTTCGGCAGTTCCCTCAAAGCTCTGTCCCTCGTGTTCCCCCTGAAACCCGACCTCATCCTCTGTGACATCGCCATGCCCGAACCCGACGGCTATGAACTCTGTGCCATGTTGCGTAAATCGCGGGCCTTCCGTCAAACACCAATTATCATGTTAACCGGCCGGGATGGCTTTATCGATCGCGTGCGAGCGCGAATGGTGGGGGCAACAGATTATCTCACTAAACCCTTTGGGGAACAGGAACTGCTCATGCTCCTGGAAACCTATATCGGGCCAGGCATTGACGGACCCATACCCTCCGTCGATACCTCCCTAGACGATCCAGCCTTAGAGGTCTAA